The DNA segment CATATATAGAAATAGAATATTTGAGTTGAAAACAAGCTTTACTACTAAGAGTCTAAACAGCCTGTTTTGTTATCCAAAGGTGCTCCAAGTCCAGTCTCCAGAAAACCCAATGGAAGACAACCCCTAGATGAAAGAAACCAAAATCACTCCATCCAAGTTATTTTTACTACAACACACATCACCTATCTATATAGTCTCCAGAGAACTAGCCTATCGCTTTTTCCACATCTATATTCTATTCTATTATTCGTTTAGATTGGTGATAACTGAAAACATCTGTATACTAATACAGTATAAATCTCAAGCTAGATAACTTAGATATATGGCATTCTCTAATATCTACTATTCTAATTGAACCGAAAACAACAACGTCAAACAAATTGGATCAATTTTCGCAAGGTTTATAATAACATTTAAAGCAACACAGCACTTTCTATAGTTAAATATAAACACTCTCAGTCAGAACTAATTGATCACTGATCAGCCACAAAGAGATATAAGAACTACAATACACAACTATGTAGTTCCGGTAATGTTTAAAGCTAAAATTTTCTCTGCCAAAATAGCAAGTCCAGAACAATTGAACAACACTAATTGTCTAATTcccaaaaaaaaactacatgaaAAATTTCCCAGGTCCACAGTAATACGACCAGAATCATCACCATTCTCACCAGAACCTAAAGACCACTGTTTATTCGGCATCAACATATGAACAAGAAATACAAATTCCTGTATTGATGTTAAGGAGCAGGGTTCTTTTACCGGACGGGTTGCTGGTTATAAtggttcttctcttttttttttgcagcagCAAGCCTTGCACTCCTTGCAGCAGCCTCTTGAGCAGCAGCTCTTGCAGCAGCATCCATTTCTTTACTggacttcttcttctttgtagaAGCAACTTTCTTGAGACGCTCTTTCACATCAACAGTAGATGTATCCTCCACATTTTCAGCGCCTGTGGCCAAATCAGGCCCATTGTTTGTGTCTGAACTGTTGGGTTGATCTTGAGATTCTTTCACCTCCTTGGAAGCTttatccttcttcttcttcttcttggaaGTTTTGGATTCTGCAgggacattttctttcttttctccatCTCCATCAGTCTCAACACCTTTCTTATCCTGAGcacctgcaaatgcaatttcacAACATCTTATTTCAGCAAGATTCAACAGCCATAAGCTCAGAGTGCTTGCATCTTGACACACGGAAAAATTACTTTTCACAgataaaagtataataaaaaaagaggtttgGATAAAAAGGTTTGTCTTCTGTAGTTAAATAGAAAAACCTGTTGATGCAAAACAGAAGAAAGTGGCcatcaaagaagaagaaaagcatGCCATGGCCAATTAATAACCTAAACTCACAAAACACATAATATAATATCCAAAATAACATGCCACAGTTCTACAAATTTACCTTGAGACTCATCTTGACCATCGTTACTTTGTTTTGGCGCCACTCCAAAATCAGCTAGAAGAGCCTCAAGTTCTGCAAgttccttcttcttcctttcctttttagAGAGCTGCCTTTCTGTCTCCTTTGGTGGCGGCAAAGGGACTTCAGTATCCTTCTTAACCTCATGTTCAGGTTTCAAAGATTCTTCTGGTTCATGATCATGCTCTTCCTCAACCTCATCATCCCCTTCATCCAAAATATCTTCCTCACTCTCACTTTCCTGTAacatttttgttataattgtgCTTTATCTTTGGGAAGAATGCATGCCAGTGATGCCACATAGTTTGTTTTTGTCTGCCATTTAGTTTGTACTAGACtactagttttattttttattggcaaaTTAGAGAAAATACACTATATTAGCATGGTTGGTTCCGCATCTCATGTGATTTTATACATTTACTAATAGTGTATTTGGAAACTCTTGATAAGTAAGAAATCAAATTTGCAATGTGAAACCTAAAATTGGTCTTGGGTCATGGACCATGAGTGTCCCCACAACCCAGTGT comes from the Glycine soja cultivar W05 chromosome 6, ASM419377v2, whole genome shotgun sequence genome and includes:
- the LOC114415036 gene encoding nucleolar protein 12 is translated as MVGGGSRRDEGSLVLNNTNVFAALDTLKKKKKSDKEKKSKGSSTKSQAQSAKAEAPVFWAPAPLNAKSWADVDDEDDDDYYATTAPPQSVWGVSEPHHSKEDKHGNFEESESEEDILDEGDDEVEEEHDHEPEESLKPEHEVKKDTEVPLPPPKETERQLSKKERKKKELAELEALLADFGVAPKQSNDGQDESQGAQDKKGVETDGDGEKKENVPAESKTSKKKKKKDKASKEVKESQDQPNSSDTNNGPDLATGAENVEDTSTVDVKERLKKVASTKKKKSSKEMDAAARAAAQEAAARSARLAAAKKKEKNHYNQQPVR